A single region of the Lineus longissimus chromosome 14, tnLinLong1.2, whole genome shotgun sequence genome encodes:
- the LOC135499178 gene encoding uncharacterized protein LOC135499178: protein MGISLQQYRMSIGLHCLRILGKELQKGKVSFNMILFSNIYKNLYDMVFYQIRLKKTSTCVKFMTVLTWHIYNQVYSKLLLQLSNDVETNPGPNECQLLLQGQYHQGSSIFPDFSRGRQCIPNAMTAILYQHIKSVNQWIMDDIHNILYIGDELYRHVRMTNPHDLLRPDDLPKVILLKQKYTSIKYSTSFIGSMNGNDNGVEYSLETALNLALESGDNNASCIICIKDSSIAIIKSSHDDFYLFDSHARNTSGLLDSNGKCVLLLFRSFNSLCAQLRKISSSVTNDVHAPFELTPIKRIEYCQKPRIKASVSQPIFNIPDVSSCPLISSFQNTIANGKPPVLKDTSASIRMKSIINKHENDKLSLFKDSPSSSLIFKRTSFEMFTFHAIDLIWQWQKQYLFTSRPPLIQTWYCEETHTHLQQCRPRTVQPIEPDGNCFFRCVSYAVFGSEQHHLLIREKVVHHIKLQNHLFTALLPLSCSTIDHYIQNTLMELSGTWATSLEITGTAHFLKTDIYTYKQNDYDAEWKWHRYTPTIVDSSVIVGQKSLYIRNKQNHYEFVTSVESIHTYSVAAEEILPNSAVLTCPHMTPTTSAKIIEGKTISNNYNNNTTTTRNIIKTTAITNNIDNYFHDQAKKLQTYKDNNYIPEVTILPAMKSQVITKADCQQSNKIQSRGMKRKISDDDRCCKQKCTCTLNKNVPNQSNQNSKKDLQKYGPNLDVCIDKFHKSLLTGPIYVCTCCHQTWFSHSVIKITATFKSVDDDYKAKCFTRKLSVDSCEWLCNTCHNALKQKKIPKLAFINGFQFPRKPPELQLHPLEERLISLRIPFMTIYQLPRGNQLQLQGAVVNVPVDIAPVIRSLPRTLDMAETIPISLKKRLVYKKNQYKENVRPMAVIAALHYLLTKELYKDADVTIDDLWMQAINKNSSDTDKMDTNNISHINDDNDVDSDISDTFSEFDPDETASGNLDTMLDDQNIERVRPLTFAPGEDRSPLSLFQDEDAEYLSFPTIFCGERMPHDREKNSNNPKLHYSDVCKWQLRAEDRRVSQNVPNLFFKAKKLQIKQVCDKGTLAMRRVQRKGER, encoded by the coding sequence ATGGGAATATCACTGCAGCAATATAGGATGTCCATTGGATTACACTGCCTTAGAATACTAGGCAAAGAATTACAGAAAGGCAAAGTGTCATTCAACATGATATTATTTTCCAATATTTATAAAAATCTATACGATATGGTATTTTACCAGATTCGACTGAAAAAAACTTCTACCTGTGTAAAATTTATGACTGTTCTGACTTGGCATATTTATAATCAAGTCTATTCCAAATTGCTATTACAGCTGTCTAATGATGTTGAGACCAATCCCGGGCCAAATGAGTGTCAATTATTACTTCAGGGTCAATATCATCAAGGGTCCTCCATATTTCCAGATTTTTCTCGTGGAAGACAGTGTATACCAAATGCCATGACAGCTATTCTGTATCAACATATTAAATCAGTAAATCAGTGGATAATGGATGATATCCATAATATTTTATACATTGGTGATGAATTGTACCGTCATGTTCGAATGACCAATCCACATGATCTGCTGCGTCCAGATGATCTGCCTAAAGTTATCTtattaaaacaaaaatatacatCTATCAAATATAGTACTTCATTTATAGGCAgtatgaatggaaatgacaatgGTGTGGAATACAGCTTGGAGACAGCTCTCAACCTGGCCTTGGAGTCTGGTGACAATAATGCCTCTTGTATTATTTGTATAAAAGATTCCAGTATAGCCATAATAAAAAGTTCTCATGATGACTTCTACTTGTTTGATTCTCATGCAAGAAACACTTCAGGTCTATTAGATTCAAATGGAAAATGTGTTTTGCTACTGTTCCGTTCATTTAATTCATTATGTGCACAACTCAGAAAGATATCATCTTCTGTTACCAATGATGTGCATGCACCATTTGAACTTACTCCCATCAAACGAATAGAATATTGTCAAAAACCTCGTATAAAAGCTTCCGTTTCACAGCCTATATTTAACATTCCAGATGTTTCGTCATGCCCATTAATTTCATCCTTTCAGAATACAATTGCAAATGGTAAACCACCTGTACTAAAAGATACTTCAGCATCTATTAGAATGAAATCAATCATAAACAAGCATGAAAATGACAAATTGAGCTTGTTCAAAGATTCCCCAAGCAGTAGTCTAATATTTAAAAGAACGTCTTTTGAGATGTTCACATTCCATGCCATTGATCTGATATGGCAATGGCAAAAACAGTATCTTTTTACATCAAGGCCTCCATTAATACAAACATGGTATTGTGAAGAAACTCATACTCATCTTCAACAATGCAGACCAAGAACTGTCCAACCAATAGAACCAGATGGTAACTGCTTTTTCCGTTGTGTATCATATGCAGTTTTTGGATCTGAGCAACATCATCTTTTGATCAGAGAAAAAGTAGTTCATCACATCAAACTCCaaaatcatctttttactgcTCTTTTGCCTTTGTCATGTTCAACAATTGATCATTATATTCAAAACACCCTGATGGAATTATCAGGCACATGGGCAACTAGTCTAGAAATTACTGGAACAGCACATTTTCTAAAAACAGATATCTATacttataaacaaaatgattatgaTGCTGAATGGAAATGGCATCGATATACTCCCACAATTGTTGATTCTAGTGTGATAGTTGGACAAAAATCGCTATATATTAGAAATAAACAGAATCATTATGAATTCGTCACATCAGTTGAATCTATCCATACATACTCTGTTGCAGCAGAAGAAATATTACCGAATAGTGCGGTGCTTACTTGCCCTCATATGACCCCTACAACTTCAGCAAAAATTATTGAGGGAAAAACTATTTCTAATAATTATAACAATAATACTACCACTACCAGAAATATTATAAAAACCACAGCAATTacaaataacatagacaattattTTCATGACCAAGCAAAGAAACTGCAGACTTataaagacaataattatataCCAGAAGTCACAATATTGCCAGCTATGAAGTCACAAGTGATAACAAAGGCTGATTGTCAGCAAAGCAACAAAATACAATCTCGAGGTATGAAGAGGAAAATCAGTGATGATGATAGATGTTGTAAACAAAAGTGTACGTGTACTCTTAATAAAAATGTACCTAATCAAAGcaatcaaaatagtaaaaaGGATTTGCAAAAATATGGGCCAAATTTAGATGTCTGTATCGACAAGTTCCACAAATCTCTCTTGACTGGACCAATATATGTTTGCACTTGCTGTCATCAGACATGGTTTTCTCATTCAGTAATCAAAATCACTGCAACATTCAAATCagttgatgatgattataaagcTAAATGCTTCACTCGCAAATTATCAGTTGATTCATGTGAATGGTTGTGCAATACTTGTCATAACGCcttgaaacagaagaagataccaaaatTAGCTTTCATAAATGGTTTCCAATTTCCAAGAAAACCTCCAGAGCTACAGTTGCATCCTCTAGAAGAACGTCTAATTTCACTTCGAATTCCTTTCATGACAATTTATCAGTTACCCAGAGGTAATCAACTACAGCTACAAGGTGCAGTAGTGAATGTTCCTGTAGACATAGCGCCAGTTATCAGATCCTTACCTCGAACTTTAGACATGGCTGAGACAATTCCAATATCGTTAAAAAAAAGATTAGTGTACAAGAAAAATCAATATAAAGAGAATGTTCGGCCAATGGCAGTCATAGCTGCTTTGCATTATCTTCTGACCAAAGAACTATACAAAGATGCTGATGTTACCATTGATGACCTTTGGATGCAAGCAATAAATAAGAATTCTTCAGACACTGACAAAATGGACACAAATAATATTTCCCATataaatgatgataatgatgttgaTTCTGATATATCAGACACATTTAGTGAATTTGATCCAGATGAAACAGCCTCTGGAAACCTTGACACAATGCTAGATGACCAAAACATTGAACGTGTTCGTCCTTTAACATTTGCTCCAGGTGAAGATCGAAGTCCTCTCAGTCTCTTtcaagatgaagatgctgaatATTTATCCTTTCCCACAATATTTTGTGGTGAAAGGATGCCACATGATCGAGAAAAGAACTCAAATAATCCCAAACTGCACTACAGTGATGTTTGTAAGTGGCAACTGCGGGCTGAAGATCGTCGTGTTAGTCAGAATGTCCCTAATCTATTTTTCAAAGCAAAGAAGTTACAAATCAAGCAAGTCTGTGATAAAGGTACATTAGCAATGAGACGTGTACAGAGGAAAGGAGAACG